Proteins encoded in a region of the Mycolicibacterium chitae genome:
- the pstA gene encoding phosphate ABC transporter permease PstA: protein MPAEKLRTERARLATAGARAVVESSLKSKSPIGKVTNQLFLAVMLLAIAVAVTALVGMILWALIKGWPRLDLNLFTNAPSTINRDTAGFRPAILGTIYLIAGVILLIVPIGVASAVYLEEYADKTKWYNRFIELNIQNLAGVPSIVFGILGMAFIVRGPLSMGFVAAAGSITLAMLVLPTVIITAREAIRAVPSSIRDASLGLGATEWQTISKQVLPIAIPGILTGVILAVARAIGEAAPLLLVGATTFITFNPSFFEGGYTAMPVLIYNYIQRPQEEFHILAAAGVIVMLAVLLAMNSFAIWLRNHYERKF, encoded by the coding sequence ATGCCTGCTGAAAAGCTCCGGACCGAGCGGGCCAGGCTGGCCACCGCCGGCGCCCGCGCCGTCGTCGAGAGTTCGCTGAAGAGCAAGTCCCCGATCGGCAAGGTCACCAATCAGCTGTTCCTCGCGGTGATGCTGCTGGCGATCGCGGTCGCCGTGACCGCGCTGGTCGGCATGATCCTGTGGGCCCTGATCAAGGGCTGGCCGCGGCTGGACCTGAACCTGTTCACCAACGCCCCGTCGACGATCAACCGGGACACGGCCGGCTTCCGGCCCGCGATCCTGGGCACCATCTACCTGATCGCCGGCGTTATCCTCCTGATCGTGCCCATCGGCGTCGCCTCGGCGGTCTACCTCGAGGAGTACGCGGACAAGACCAAGTGGTACAACCGCTTCATCGAGCTGAACATCCAGAACCTGGCCGGCGTGCCGTCGATCGTCTTCGGCATCCTCGGCATGGCCTTCATCGTGCGCGGCCCGCTGAGCATGGGCTTCGTGGCCGCCGCCGGGTCGATCACGCTGGCGATGCTGGTGCTGCCCACGGTCATCATCACCGCCCGCGAGGCCATCCGGGCCGTGCCGTCGTCCATCCGCGACGCGTCGCTGGGTCTGGGCGCCACCGAATGGCAGACCATCAGCAAACAGGTCCTGCCGATCGCCATCCCCGGCATCCTCACCGGCGTCATCCTGGCCGTGGCCCGCGCCATCGGCGAGGCCGCCCCACTGCTGCTGGTCGGGGCGACCACGTTCATCACCTTCAACCCCAGCTTCTTCGAGGGTGGTTACACCGCGATGCCGGTGTTGATTTACAACTACATCCAGCGGCCTCAGGAAGAGTTCCATATTCTTGCGGCAGCAGGCGTGATCGTGATGTTGGCAGTGCTGCTGGCAATGAACTCGTTTGCGATCTGGCTGCGCAATCACTACGAGCGGAAGTTCTGA
- the pstC gene encoding phosphate ABC transporter permease subunit PstC, giving the protein MPVKDETASAPGTPPVSLAASSPRYAEKAIKAAFALCAALSVAITTAIVLALLFPTIGFFQHVSIVEFFTGTSWRPAFADPSFGVLPIVIGTLTVVFWALLVGIPLGLLAAIYLSEYAPLRVRRIVKPILEVLEGIPTVAIGMFGLLFMRPFLEDLFPFLKWQAFSVGVAGIMVGIMIIPLITSVSDDAMRSVPNGLREGAYGLGANKMQVSLRVVFPGAISGVIAAIVLATSRAIGETMVVLIVAGQTPRFGFTFTGSVQTMTAFIGSTATGDIATGTIVYESIFAVGALLFVMTLCMNMFAIRMVRRFREVYD; this is encoded by the coding sequence ATGCCCGTAAAGGACGAGACCGCCAGCGCACCGGGGACACCCCCGGTGTCGCTGGCGGCCTCCAGCCCCCGGTACGCGGAGAAGGCCATCAAGGCCGCCTTCGCCCTCTGCGCGGCGCTGTCGGTCGCCATCACCACCGCGATCGTCCTCGCCCTACTCTTCCCGACAATCGGTTTCTTCCAACACGTTTCGATCGTCGAGTTCTTCACCGGCACGTCCTGGCGGCCCGCCTTCGCGGACCCGTCGTTCGGCGTGCTGCCGATCGTCATCGGAACCCTGACCGTCGTCTTCTGGGCGCTGCTCGTGGGCATCCCACTGGGCCTGCTCGCGGCGATCTATCTGTCCGAATACGCGCCGCTGCGGGTCCGCCGGATCGTCAAGCCCATCCTCGAGGTGCTCGAAGGCATCCCGACGGTCGCGATCGGCATGTTCGGCCTGCTGTTCATGCGGCCGTTCCTCGAAGACCTCTTCCCGTTCCTGAAATGGCAGGCCTTCTCGGTCGGTGTCGCGGGAATCATGGTCGGCATCATGATCATCCCGCTGATCACCTCGGTGTCGGATGACGCGATGCGCTCGGTGCCCAACGGTCTGCGCGAGGGCGCCTACGGCCTGGGCGCCAACAAGATGCAGGTGTCGCTGCGGGTGGTCTTCCCGGGTGCGATCTCGGGCGTCATCGCGGCCATCGTGCTGGCCACCTCGCGCGCCATCGGCGAGACCATGGTGGTGCTGATCGTGGCCGGCCAGACGCCGCGCTTCGGCTTCACCTTCACCGGTTCGGTGCAGACCATGACGGCGTTCATCGGCTCGACCGCCACCGGCGACATCGCCACCGGCACCATCGTCTACGAATCGATCTTCGCCGTCGGCGCGCTGCTGTTCGTCATGACGCTGTGCATGAACATGTTCGCAATCCGCATGGTGCGGCGCTTCCGGGAGGTCTACGACTAA
- a CDS encoding phosphate ABC transporter substrate-binding protein PstS family protein — translation MRNWRSAAALTASASLFLVGCGGGDNGDSAAGGSEDGGLSGTILIDGSSTVAPLSETIAELFQQENSGVRVTVGTSGTGGGFQKFCNGETDMNDASRAIKDSEIEACEASGIAYDSITVANDAISLIVNPANPVQCVTLEQAQQIWNAGSTVNTWGDITGLELPDEWKSNPVNLFGPGTDSGTFDFFTEAVNGEEGVIRENYTDIGEDDNAAVTGISGDPNAMGFIPYSFTQEVGDQVKPLEIDSGTGCTAGTLETVQEGSYTPLGRELFVYASDKALQRPEVLEFMKFYIDNSDAAAEAATYIPLTDEQKAEAHAKIDELAGA, via the coding sequence ATGCGCAACTGGCGTTCAGCGGCCGCACTTACCGCGTCGGCATCCCTGTTCCTCGTGGGCTGCGGCGGCGGTGACAACGGCGACAGCGCGGCGGGCGGCTCGGAGGACGGCGGCCTGTCGGGCACCATCCTCATCGACGGGTCCAGCACCGTTGCTCCGCTCTCGGAGACCATCGCCGAGCTGTTCCAGCAGGAGAACTCCGGGGTGCGCGTCACCGTCGGCACCTCCGGCACCGGCGGCGGCTTCCAGAAGTTCTGCAACGGCGAGACCGACATGAACGACGCCTCGCGCGCCATCAAGGACTCGGAGATCGAGGCCTGCGAGGCCAGCGGCATCGCCTACGACAGCATCACCGTCGCCAACGACGCGATCTCGCTGATCGTCAACCCGGCCAACCCGGTGCAGTGCGTCACCCTCGAGCAGGCCCAGCAGATCTGGAACGCCGGATCGACGGTCAACACCTGGGGCGACATCACCGGCCTCGAGCTGCCCGACGAGTGGAAGTCCAACCCGGTCAACCTGTTCGGTCCCGGCACCGACTCGGGCACCTTCGACTTCTTCACCGAGGCCGTCAACGGCGAAGAGGGCGTCATCCGCGAGAACTACACCGACATCGGCGAGGACGACAACGCCGCGGTGACCGGCATCTCCGGTGACCCGAACGCCATGGGCTTCATCCCCTACTCGTTCACCCAGGAGGTCGGCGACCAGGTCAAGCCGCTCGAGATCGACAGCGGCACCGGTTGCACCGCGGGCACCCTCGAGACCGTCCAGGAGGGTAGCTACACCCCGCTGGGCCGCGAGCTCTTCGTCTACGCCAGCGACAAGGCCCTGCAGCGTCCCGAGGTCCTGGAGTTCATGAAGTTCTACATCGACAACTCCGACGCCGCCGCCGAGGCCGCCACCTACATTCCGCTCACCGATGAGCAGAAGGCCGAAGCGCACGCCAAGATCGACGAACTCGCCGGCGCGTAG
- the phoU gene encoding phosphate signaling complex protein PhoU codes for MRTSYREQLVALAAKIAEICGLATVAMETATRALLRADLVLAERVIREHDQIVDACMAAEEAAFVLLVRHQPVAGDLRTVVTSIQNVFDIERMGVLAKHVARITVRRHPEVAVPSEVAHDFAEMGRVAVQLGNATQQALLMRDVETATSIDDEDDAMDALHAHLFVVVMGREWQHGVPAAIDVTMLGRFYERFADHAVEICRRVNFQVLGETTGSDEART; via the coding sequence GTGCGGACCTCCTACCGTGAACAACTCGTTGCCCTCGCCGCGAAGATCGCCGAGATCTGCGGGCTGGCGACCGTCGCCATGGAGACCGCGACGCGGGCGCTGCTGCGCGCCGACCTGGTGCTCGCCGAGCGGGTGATCCGCGAGCACGACCAGATCGTCGACGCCTGCATGGCCGCCGAGGAGGCCGCGTTCGTCCTGCTGGTCCGCCATCAGCCGGTGGCCGGCGACCTGCGCACGGTCGTCACCTCGATCCAGAACGTCTTCGACATCGAACGGATGGGCGTGCTGGCCAAGCACGTGGCCCGCATCACGGTGCGCCGCCACCCGGAGGTGGCCGTCCCCAGCGAGGTCGCCCACGATTTTGCCGAAATGGGCCGGGTGGCAGTCCAATTGGGCAACGCCACCCAACAGGCACTGTTGATGCGGGACGTCGAGACGGCCACGTCGATCGACGACGAGGACGACGCGATGGATGCCCTGCACGCGCACCTGTTCGTCGTGGTGATGGGCCGCGAATGGCAGCACGGCGTGCCCGCGGCCATCGACGTGACCATGCTGGGCCGCTTCTACGAGCGGTTCGCCGACCACGCCGTCGAGATCTGCCGCCGGGTCAACTTCCAGGTGCTGGGCGAGACCACCGGCAGCGACGAGGCCCGCACCTAG
- the phoU gene encoding phosphate signaling complex protein PhoU codes for MRTAYQDQLEDLTNQLGAMCELAGAAMERATQALLQADLVLAEQVISDQDVLGEHSARTEEAAFVLLALQAPVARDLRSVVSAIQMVADIDRMGALAVHVAKIARRRHPVHALPEEVNGYFSEMGRVAVELGRTAQEVLLTGDIDKAARIRAEDDAMDDLHRHLFNVLMDREWKHGVASAVDVALLSRFYERFADHAVEIGRRVIFMATGELPEYEELPPETWRD; via the coding sequence ATGCGTACCGCGTACCAGGACCAACTCGAGGACCTCACCAACCAACTCGGCGCAATGTGCGAGCTGGCCGGGGCGGCGATGGAGCGCGCAACCCAGGCTTTGCTGCAGGCCGACCTGGTGCTGGCCGAGCAGGTCATCAGCGATCAGGATGTGCTGGGCGAGCACAGTGCGCGCACCGAGGAGGCGGCCTTCGTGCTGCTGGCCCTGCAGGCGCCGGTGGCCCGCGATCTGCGCTCGGTGGTCTCGGCGATCCAGATGGTGGCCGACATCGACCGGATGGGCGCGCTGGCCGTGCACGTCGCCAAGATCGCCCGGCGCCGCCATCCCGTGCATGCCCTACCCGAAGAAGTCAACGGTTATTTCTCCGAAATGGGCCGCGTCGCAGTGGAATTGGGTCGCACCGCGCAGGAGGTCCTGCTGACCGGTGACATCGACAAGGCCGCCCGGATCCGCGCCGAGGACGACGCGATGGACGATCTGCACCGGCACCTGTTCAACGTCCTGATGGACCGCGAATGGAAGCACGGCGTGGCCTCGGCGGTCGACGTCGCGCTGCTCAGCCGCTTCTACGAACGCTTCGCCGATCACGCGGTGGAGATCGGCCGACGGGTCATCTTCATGGCCACCGGCGAACTTCCCGAGTACGAGGAACTCCCGCCCGAAACGTGGCGCGACTAG
- a CDS encoding LCP family protein, translating to MSDGENATPGRRAPEPHGDNQWLTRTPRPKPDAAPWERTADPEPAPRSGRAGNPVDGITVADLIARVTGDVPPTLQPGAPEDPEPAADETEVAEHEAAEHEAVEHDPPTVPVLSAYAAEIPDLEDSDDASATTVLAAVTEEPPGRVRPAHIGRRTSPTAPHDAHPRRRKTIRIAGRSVAALLAVLALVLTGGAWQWTTSKNNRMNNIAALDPNSRDILDPNAQFGDENFLIVGVDSRYGQNSDMGAGDTGDADGARSDSIILVNIPANRERVVAVSFPRDLAITPIQCDAWDASTGDYGPVYDEVSGTYGPEEVYTETKLNSAYAFGGPKCLVKAIQKMSGLSINRFMAVDFAGFAKMVDALGGVEVCTTTPLEDYELGMVLPTAGRQMVDGTTALNYVRARQVTTEVNGDYGRIKRQQLFLSSLLRSLISKETFFSLSKLNNVVNMFINDSSVDNVSTKDLVDLGQSLQGVSAGRITFVTVPTTGYADEWGNEQPRTADIRALFDAIIDDDPLPGENDQNATVAPMTNSSSEIPESSATGTSTEALPESTGTEEPTTTTEIVHAVTTEPGEIDVHVANSTSVAGLGSAASTELQLHGFNVDTPDDYLEALPATTVMYSPGNEHAAATVAATLGEPRIERVTGLGQEVQVVLGPDYATVSPPPPSGSPMTVTVAHVDKSTPTYLPEDLTITNGADISCE from the coding sequence ATGAGTGACGGCGAGAACGCCACTCCTGGTCGCCGTGCGCCCGAACCTCACGGTGACAACCAGTGGCTTACCCGAACTCCGCGGCCGAAGCCAGACGCCGCGCCGTGGGAGCGCACCGCAGACCCGGAACCGGCACCGCGTAGCGGCCGGGCGGGCAACCCGGTCGACGGCATCACCGTCGCGGACCTGATCGCCCGCGTCACCGGCGACGTGCCCCCCACCCTGCAGCCGGGCGCCCCGGAGGACCCGGAGCCGGCCGCCGACGAGACCGAGGTGGCCGAGCACGAGGCGGCCGAGCACGAGGCGGTCGAGCACGATCCGCCGACCGTGCCGGTGCTCTCGGCCTACGCCGCGGAGATCCCCGACCTCGAAGACAGCGACGACGCGTCCGCCACCACCGTGTTGGCGGCGGTCACCGAGGAGCCGCCGGGACGGGTCCGCCCGGCCCACATCGGCCGCCGCACCTCCCCCACCGCACCACACGACGCCCACCCGCGCCGCCGCAAGACGATCCGGATCGCCGGTCGCTCTGTGGCGGCGTTGCTCGCTGTGCTGGCGCTGGTGCTCACCGGCGGCGCGTGGCAGTGGACCACCAGCAAGAACAACCGGATGAACAACATCGCCGCGCTGGATCCGAACTCCCGCGACATCCTCGACCCCAACGCCCAGTTCGGCGACGAGAACTTCCTCATCGTCGGGGTGGACAGCCGGTACGGGCAGAACAGCGACATGGGCGCGGGCGACACCGGCGACGCCGACGGCGCCCGCTCCGACAGCATCATCCTGGTCAACATCCCCGCCAACCGCGAACGCGTCGTGGCGGTGTCGTTCCCGCGCGACCTGGCGATCACCCCCATCCAGTGCGATGCCTGGGACGCCTCCACCGGTGACTACGGCCCGGTCTATGACGAGGTCTCGGGCACCTACGGCCCCGAAGAGGTCTACACCGAGACCAAGCTGAACTCCGCCTATGCGTTCGGCGGCCCCAAGTGCCTGGTCAAGGCCATCCAGAAGATGTCCGGCCTGTCGATCAACCGGTTCATGGCGGTCGACTTCGCCGGCTTCGCGAAGATGGTCGACGCGCTGGGCGGGGTGGAGGTGTGCACCACCACGCCGCTCGAGGATTACGAGCTGGGCATGGTGCTGCCGACCGCGGGCCGCCAGATGGTCGACGGGACCACCGCGCTGAACTACGTGCGCGCCCGCCAGGTCACCACCGAGGTCAACGGCGACTACGGCCGGATCAAACGGCAACAGCTGTTCCTGTCGTCGCTGCTGCGGTCGCTGATCTCCAAGGAGACCTTCTTCTCGCTGAGCAAGCTCAACAACGTGGTGAACATGTTCATCAACGACAGCTCGGTCGACAATGTCAGCACCAAGGACCTCGTCGATCTCGGGCAGTCGCTGCAGGGCGTCTCCGCCGGCAGGATCACCTTCGTCACCGTGCCCACCACCGGTTACGCCGACGAGTGGGGCAACGAACAGCCGCGTACCGCCGACATCCGGGCGCTGTTCGACGCGATCATCGACGACGACCCGCTGCCCGGGGAGAACGACCAGAACGCGACCGTCGCGCCGATGACCAACAGCTCCTCGGAGATCCCGGAATCGTCGGCGACGGGCACCAGCACCGAGGCCCTGCCGGAGAGCACCGGCACCGAAGAGCCCACCACCACAACCGAGATCGTGCACGCGGTGACCACCGAACCGGGCGAGATCGACGTGCACGTGGCCAACTCCACCAGCGTCGCCGGGCTCGGGTCGGCGGCCAGCACCGAGCTGCAGCTGCACGGCTTCAACGTCGACACCCCGGACGACTACCTCGAGGCGCTGCCGGCGACCACGGTGATGTACTCGCCGGGCAACGAGCACGCCGCGGCCACTGTGGCCGCCACGTTGGGCGAGCCGCGGATCGAGCGGGTCACCGGGCTGGGCCAGGAGGTCCAGGTCGTGCTCGGACCCGACTACGCGACGGTCTCGCCGCCCCCGCCCAGCGGTTCCCCGATGACGGTGACCGTGGCGCACGTGGACAAGAGCACCCCGACCTATCTGCCCGAGGATCTGACCATCACCAACGGCGCCGACATCAGCTGCGAATAG
- the dusB gene encoding tRNA dihydrouridine synthase DusB — protein MAGVTNVAFRTLCRELELARVGTVSGLYVCEMVTARALVERHPVTMHMTTFAPEESPRSLQLYTVDPDTTYAAAKMIADEGLADHLDMNFGCPVPKVTKRGGGAALPYKRRLFGQIVAAAVRATEGTDIPVTVKFRVGIDDEHLTFLDAGRIAEQEGAAAVALHARTAAQRYSGAADWDRITQLKQHVRTIPVLGNGDIFDASDALAMMASTGCDGVVIGRGCLGRPWLFAELSAAFTGRAAPTPPNLGEVADIVRRHGELLAAHVGEDKGMRDIRKHVGWYLHGFPVGSDLRRALALVKTLAELDELLGRLDADAPFPPVGSGPRGRQGSPASVSLPEGWLADPDDCTVPEGADAMHSGG, from the coding sequence ATGGCCGGTGTGACAAATGTCGCATTCCGCACACTGTGCCGCGAACTCGAGCTCGCTCGGGTAGGCACCGTCAGCGGGTTGTACGTGTGCGAGATGGTCACCGCCCGCGCGCTCGTCGAGCGTCACCCGGTGACCATGCACATGACGACGTTCGCGCCGGAGGAGTCGCCGCGCTCGCTGCAGCTCTACACCGTGGACCCGGACACCACCTACGCGGCCGCGAAGATGATTGCTGACGAGGGTCTGGCCGACCACCTCGACATGAACTTCGGCTGCCCGGTTCCGAAGGTCACCAAGCGCGGCGGCGGGGCCGCGCTGCCCTACAAGCGCCGCCTGTTCGGCCAGATCGTCGCGGCCGCCGTCCGCGCCACCGAGGGCACCGACATCCCGGTGACGGTGAAGTTCCGGGTGGGCATCGACGACGAGCACCTCACTTTCCTCGACGCCGGCCGGATCGCCGAACAGGAGGGTGCCGCGGCGGTGGCACTGCACGCGCGCACCGCGGCCCAGCGCTATTCGGGTGCGGCCGACTGGGATCGGATCACGCAGCTCAAACAGCACGTGCGGACCATCCCGGTGCTGGGCAACGGCGACATCTTCGACGCCAGCGACGCGCTGGCCATGATGGCGAGCACGGGCTGCGACGGCGTGGTCATCGGCCGGGGCTGCCTGGGCCGGCCCTGGCTGTTCGCCGAGCTGTCCGCGGCCTTCACCGGCCGCGCCGCGCCGACGCCGCCGAACCTTGGCGAGGTCGCCGATATCGTCCGCCGGCACGGCGAGTTGTTGGCCGCCCACGTCGGCGAGGACAAGGGCATGCGGGACATCCGCAAGCACGTCGGCTGGTATTTGCACGGCTTCCCGGTGGGATCGGATCTGCGCCGGGCGTTGGCGTTGGTCAAGACCCTCGCCGAACTCGACGAGTTGCTGGGCCGCCTCGACGCCGACGCCCCGTTCCCGCCCGTCGGCAGCGGTCCGCGGGGGCGGCAGGGCTCGCCCGCGTCGGTGTCGCTGCCCGAGGGCTGGCTGGCCGATCCCGACGACTGCACGGTCCCCGAGGGCGCCGACGCTATGCACTCCGGTGGCTGA
- a CDS encoding acyl-ACP desaturase yields MSQDLTDLQLLHELEPVVEQQINRHMKMTKDWNPHDYVPWSDGKNFYALGGQDWDPEESKLSEVARTAMVQNLLTEDNLPSYHREIAMNFSMDGPWGFWVNRWTAEENRHGIALRDYLLATRAIDPVELEITRMEQVTRGFSPGQNQQGDLFAESLFDSVMYVSFQELATRVSHRNTGKACADPVADQLLQRVSADENLHMIFYRDVSAAGLDIAPNQAMTSLHRVLSNFKMPGYTVPDFRRKAVIIAVGGVYDPRIHLDDVVMPVLKKWRIFEREDFTGEGARLRDELGVLIQELEDTCEKFEVAKERRLERERKVAEKKAAKKALASAAS; encoded by the coding sequence GTGTCGCAAGACCTGACCGACCTACAGCTTCTGCATGAGCTCGAGCCTGTAGTCGAGCAGCAGATCAACCGTCATATGAAGATGACGAAGGACTGGAACCCGCACGACTACGTCCCCTGGTCCGACGGCAAGAACTTCTACGCCCTGGGCGGTCAGGACTGGGATCCGGAAGAGTCGAAGCTCTCCGAGGTGGCGCGCACCGCGATGGTGCAGAACCTGCTCACCGAGGACAACCTGCCGTCGTATCACCGCGAGATCGCGATGAACTTCTCGATGGACGGCCCGTGGGGTTTCTGGGTCAACCGCTGGACCGCGGAGGAGAACCGGCACGGCATCGCGCTGCGCGACTACCTGCTGGCCACCCGCGCCATCGACCCGGTCGAACTCGAGATCACCCGCATGGAGCAGGTCACCCGCGGCTTCTCGCCGGGCCAGAACCAGCAGGGCGACCTGTTCGCCGAGAGCCTGTTCGACTCGGTGATGTACGTGTCGTTCCAGGAGCTGGCCACCCGCGTCTCGCACCGCAACACCGGTAAGGCCTGCGCGGACCCCGTCGCCGATCAGCTGCTGCAGCGCGTGTCGGCCGACGAGAACCTGCACATGATCTTCTACCGCGACGTCAGCGCCGCCGGCCTGGACATCGCCCCCAACCAGGCGATGACCTCCCTGCACCGCGTGCTGAGCAACTTCAAGATGCCCGGCTACACGGTGCCGGACTTCCGCCGCAAGGCCGTCATCATCGCCGTCGGCGGGGTTTACGACCCGCGTATCCACCTCGACGACGTGGTGATGCCGGTCCTGAAGAAGTGGCGCATCTTCGAGCGCGAGGACTTCACCGGCGAGGGCGCCCGGCTGCGCGACGAGCTAGGTGTGCTGATCCAGGAGCTCGAGGACACCTGCGAGAAGTTCGAGGTCGCCAAGGAGCGCCGCCTCGAGCGCGAGCGCAAGGTGGCCGAGAAGAAGGCCGCGAAGAAGGCGCTGGCATCAGCGGCCTCCTGA
- a CDS encoding TetR/AcrR family transcriptional regulator translates to MTSGQRQRRWTGVPLEDRQLKRRDELLAAGIALLGGEGRPTVTVRAVCRGAGLTERYFYESFADRDEFVRAVYAEVCQQAMAALMSATTPREAVERFVALMVDDPVRGRALLLAPEAEPALANCGSEWMPNFIELLQRKLTAVTDPAIQAMTATSLIGGLTALFVAYLNGRLPTTREQFIDYCVAMLMDRSGVAVRAGNHG, encoded by the coding sequence GTGACGTCCGGTCAACGCCAGCGCCGCTGGACCGGTGTTCCCCTGGAGGATCGCCAACTCAAGCGACGTGACGAGCTGCTCGCCGCGGGCATCGCGCTCCTCGGCGGCGAGGGCCGCCCGACGGTGACGGTGCGCGCGGTCTGCCGCGGCGCCGGCCTGACCGAGCGCTATTTCTACGAGAGCTTCGCCGACCGCGACGAATTCGTCCGCGCGGTGTACGCCGAAGTTTGCCAGCAGGCGATGGCGGCGCTGATGTCGGCGACCACGCCCCGCGAAGCGGTCGAGCGATTCGTTGCCCTGATGGTCGACGACCCGGTCCGCGGCCGGGCCCTGCTGCTGGCCCCGGAGGCCGAACCGGCACTGGCCAATTGCGGCTCGGAATGGATGCCCAACTTCATCGAACTACTGCAGCGCAAGCTGACCGCCGTCACCGACCCAGCCATCCAGGCCATGACCGCGACCAGCCTGATCGGTGGTTTGACCGCGCTGTTCGTCGCCTATCTGAACGGCCGATTGCCCACCACCCGCGAGCAATTCATCGACTACTGCGTGGCCATGTTGATGGACCGCAGCGGGGTCGCGGTCCGTGCCGGGAATCACGGTTGA
- a CDS encoding serine/threonine-protein kinase, with translation MFIAPELLGGRYELRGTLGRGGMAEVREGWDTQTGQSVAIKLLYPGYDTHPDYLRRFWAEGHSAAALRHPNIVAVYGSGEHHGTPFIVMERLPGTSLGDLIAQGPMAPDHVRKVLDEVLAALSTAHAAGVMHRDIKPANILFTADGTAQVADFGLAKGPDTHRTDTGQIMGTMAYMSPERLAGNPATVTDDLYAVGVVGWEALTGRRAFPEENLVALAHAITENPPPPLSALRPDLPPQLAAVVDRAMARDASQRFASADVMRAELANVYGDPATGPIPIVPLPGQPVSQLWNPPTEPVPLVVAPRRSGRLILLIAVLLIAAVVGVVAFVLGASTQRTAGAPDPAPVTALC, from the coding sequence ATGTTCATCGCCCCCGAACTGCTCGGCGGCCGCTACGAGTTGCGGGGGACCCTCGGCCGCGGCGGGATGGCCGAGGTGCGCGAGGGCTGGGACACCCAGACCGGCCAGTCGGTGGCGATCAAACTGCTCTACCCGGGTTACGACACCCACCCCGACTATCTGCGCCGGTTCTGGGCCGAGGGACATTCCGCGGCCGCGCTGCGGCATCCCAACATCGTGGCCGTGTACGGCAGCGGCGAACACCACGGCACCCCGTTCATCGTGATGGAACGCCTGCCCGGCACCAGCCTCGGCGACCTGATCGCCCAGGGGCCGATGGCGCCGGACCACGTGCGCAAGGTCCTCGACGAGGTGTTGGCGGCGCTGTCGACCGCGCACGCCGCGGGCGTCATGCACCGCGACATCAAACCCGCCAACATCCTGTTCACCGCCGACGGCACCGCGCAGGTCGCCGACTTCGGCCTGGCCAAGGGCCCCGACACGCACCGCACCGACACCGGCCAGATCATGGGCACCATGGCCTACATGAGCCCGGAGCGCCTCGCCGGCAATCCGGCGACGGTCACCGACGATCTCTACGCCGTGGGGGTGGTCGGGTGGGAAGCCCTGACCGGGCGCCGGGCCTTCCCCGAGGAGAACCTGGTCGCCCTCGCGCACGCCATCACCGAGAATCCGCCGCCGCCGCTGTCGGCGCTGCGCCCCGACCTTCCGCCGCAACTCGCGGCCGTCGTCGACCGCGCGATGGCGCGGGACGCCTCCCAACGATTCGCCAGCGCCGACGTGATGCGCGCCGAACTCGCCAACGTCTACGGCGACCCCGCCACCGGACCCATTCCGATCGTCCCGCTGCCGGGACAGCCGGTGTCGCAGTTGTGGAATCCGCCGACCGAACCGGTCCCGCTCGTCGTCGCGCCGCGGCGCAGTGGCCGGCTGATCCTGTTGATCGCGGTGCTGCTGATCGCCGCGGTCGTCGGGGTGGTCGCGTTCGTGCTGGGCGCCTCCACGCAGCGCACCGCGGGCGCGCCGGACCCCGCCCCGGTGACGGCCTTGTGCTGA